GCACCTCGCCGGAGATGGTGACCACCGTCGACGGCCGCGTGCCGGACCCGGACAAGGAAAAAGACCCGAACAAGCGCAACGCCATGGAGCGCGCGCTGACCTACATGGGCCTGCAACCGGGCAAGCCGATGAACGACATCTTCGTCGACAAGGTGTTCATCGGCTCCTGCACCAACAGCCGCATCGAGGACCTGCGCGACGCCGCCGCCGTGGTGAAGAAACTGGGCCGCAAGGTCGCCTCCAACGTCAAGGCGGCGCTGGTGGTGCCGGGCTCGGGCGTCGTCAAGGAACAGGCGGAGCGCGAAGGCCTGGACAAGATCTTCCAGGCTGCGGGCTTCGAATGGCGCGAGCCGGGCTGCTCCATGTGCCTGGCCATGAACGCCGACCGGCTGGAGCCGGGCGAGCGCTGCGCCTCCACCAGCAACCGCAACTTCGAAGGCCGCCAGGGCGCCGGCGGCCGCACCCACCTCGTGAGCCCCGCCATGGCCGCCGCCGCCGCCGTGCACGGGCATTTCGTCGACATCCGGGCTTTTGCCTGAACCCACACCACTTTAGGAGTGCTCTCATGAAATCGATCGCTGTCCTGCTTGCCGCCGCTTTTCTTCTCGCCGGCTGCAACACCGTCCGCGGCTTCGGCCAGGACGTGCAGAAGGCAGGCGAAAAGCTCGAGAGCGCCGCCAAAAAATAATCATGGATAAGTTCACTGTTCATAAGGGCCTCGTTGCCCCGATGGATCGCGAAAACGTCGACACGGACGCGATCATTCCCAAGCAGTTCCTGAAGCGGATCACCAAGTCCGGCTTCGGCGACAACCTGTTCGACGAGTGGCGCTTCCTGGACCACGGCGAGCCGGACTCGGTCCTGGCCGACCGCAAGCCCAACCCGGACTTCGTGCTGAACCAGCCGCGCTACAAGGGCGCGTCGATCCTGATCGCGCGCAAGAACTTCGGCTGCGGCTCCTCGCGCGAACACGCGCCCTGGGCCCTGCAGCAGTACGGGTTCCGCGCGCTGATCGCGCCCAGCTTCGCCGACATCTTCTTCAACAACACCTTCAAGAACGGCCTGCTGCCCATCGTGCTGCCCGAAGCCACGGTGGCCCAGCTGTTCGACGAGGTGGCGGCCTTCCCCGGCTACGAGCTGACGGTGGACCTGGAGCGCCAGGTGATCGTGAAGGCGCAGGGCGAGGAGATCGCCTTCGACGTGCAGCCATTCCGCAAGTACTGCCTGCT
The sequence above is a segment of the Ramlibacter agri genome. Coding sequences within it:
- the leuD gene encoding 3-isopropylmalate dehydratase small subunit — its product is MDKFTVHKGLVAPMDRENVDTDAIIPKQFLKRITKSGFGDNLFDEWRFLDHGEPDSVLADRKPNPDFVLNQPRYKGASILIARKNFGCGSSREHAPWALQQYGFRALIAPSFADIFFNNTFKNGLLPIVLPEATVAQLFDEVAAFPGYELTVDLERQVIVKAQGEEIAFDVQPFRKYCLLNGFDDIGLTLRHADTIKQYEAERLATKPWLAHTL
- a CDS encoding entericidin A/B family lipoprotein, with translation MKSIAVLLAAAFLLAGCNTVRGFGQDVQKAGEKLESAAKK